The sequence below is a genomic window from Microbacterium sp. SORGH_AS_0888.
GACGCCGCCGCGAGCGGGAGCGGGCGCGCGCTGCGTGCCGCGTACTCGGCGTGCAGCCGGTCGAGCGGCACGCCGAGCATCCGCGCGATGCGCTCCCGCGAGGCGAAGAGGTTCGTCACGACCGGCACGTCCGCCCCGGCACCGACGAGGCCGGGGGCGGTGACGACCGGCCATCGGCCCTCCGCGCTCAGCAGATCGACGACCGCCGTGAGGTCCTGGTCGGCGTTCACCGGTCGCGGGAGCGAGAGCACGTCGTCGCCGTGCTCGTCGGCGTACGCGCGCAGCCAGACGCGGAGGTCCTGCGGGAGGGCGGTCACGGGGCGGTCTCCTTCTCCTCGGGGCGCGGACGCGACGCACCGTCCCACGGCGTGTACAGCTCGTGCGCGATGCCGAACTGCTCGAGGATGCGGCCCGTGGTCTGATCGATGACGTCGGCCAGCGTGCGGGGACGCTGGTAGAAGGCGGGCACGGGCGGCATGACGGTGGCCCCCGCCTCGGTCACGGCGGTCATGTTGCGCAGGTGGATGAGGCTCAGCGGCGTCTCGCGGACCGCGAGGACCAGGCGCCGGCGCTCCTTGAGCGACACGTCGGCGGCACGGGAGACGAGATCGCCGCCGATGCCGGCCGCGACAAGTCCCAGCGTCTTCATGGAGCACGGCACGATCACCATGCCGAGCGTCGCGAACGATCCGGACGAGATGGGCGCGGCCAGATCGTCCGGATGGTGGACGACATCCGCGCGACTGCTGAATGCGGCGACGGTCGTGTCGAGCTCGAGCGCCAGGGTGCGCCGCGCACCGTGCGAGACGACCAGATGCGTCTCGATCTCGTCGCGGTCGCGGAGGACCTCGAGCAGCCGGTCGGCGTAGTGCGGGGCGCTCGCACCCGTCACCGCGATGACGAGCCGGCCGGTCGCGCTCATCGTGCCGCTCCTTCCGACACCGGGGTCCAGGTGCTCTTCAGCACCGAGAACGCCTCGAACGCCTCGACGCCGCCGACGACGCCCGTGCCGCTGTCGCGGCGCGGCGCGAACGGGATCGCCGCGTCGAAGCGGGAGACGGCGTTGATCCACACGACACCGGCCCGCAGCCCGCGCGCGACACGGGCGGCGCGGCCCTCGTCCGCGGTCCACACGCTCGAGGCGAGCCCGTAGCGCGTGTCGTTGGCGAGGGCGAGGGCGTCCTCCTCCGTGTCGAACACGTCGAGGAGGGTCACCGGGCCGAAGATCTCCTGGGTCCACGCCTCGTGGTCGCGCGGGACGCCGCGGAGCACGGTCGGACGCAGGAAGGCGTGTCCGGAGACGACCCCGCCCGCCAGCACCTCGGCACCGGCGGCGACCGCCCGCTCCACCGCGCCGGCGACGCGGTCGCGATGCTCGGCCGAGACGAGCGGTCCGCAGGAGGTCAGGGCATCGAACCCGTCGCCGACCGCGATGCGCTCCGCACCGGCGGCGAGCGCCTCGGCGACCTCGTCGAAAACGGGTCGCGCCACGAGGATGCGGGTGGCCGCCATGCAGTTCTGCCCCTGGTTGCCGAAGGCGCCCAGGAGCGCGCCCGACACGGCGGCGTCCAGGTCCGCATCCGCGAACACGACGAAGGGCGCCTTGCCGCCGAGCTCGAGGATCGTCCGCGCGCGCGAGGTCTGCCGGATGGACGCGGCCGTGTCCGGGGACCCGGTGAACACGATCAGATCGACGTCGGGGTGGGCGGCGAGCGCGGCCCCGGCGTCGGCGCCCGTTCCGGTGACGACGTTCACGACCCCGGCCGGGAGGATCGCGGCGACGAGGCGAGCGAGCAGCAGCGCGGACAGGGGCGTCAGCTCCGCGGGCTTGACGACGACCGCGTTGCCCGCCGCGAGGGCCGGTGCGAGCGCCCGGACGATCATGAGCGTCGGATAGTTCCACGGGGGTGATGAGCCCGACGACCCCCGCGGGCTCCCGCGACACGGTCGCCGTCGACGCTCCGGCCGCGTCGGTCAGGGTGCGGTCGCCGAGCGTGCGCGCGACGGCGGCCTGGTGGCGCAGATGCGCGACCGACTGGACGAGGTCCACCGAGCGGGCGAGACGGAACGGCTTGCCGCCGTCGAGGGTGTCGAGGGCCGCGAGATCGTCGGCGTGCGCGTCGACGGCCTCCGCCAGCTGGTCGAGCAGCCGCGCGCGCTCGTGCCTCGGCGTCGCGCCCCAGCGGGGCTGCGCGGCGCGAGCGGCTGCCACCGCCGCGTCGACGTCGCGCGCGGAGGCCGCTCCCAGGCTGCGCACGACGCTCCCGGTCGACGGGTCGACATCCACGATGACAGCGCCGCCCGTGGCCGGCTCCCATTCGCCGCCGATGAGAAGCCGGTCGGGCAGGCTCGCGGCCAGCGCGAGGGCATGCGATCTCATGAGACGGCCCTCCGCGCGGTCAGCGCCGCGCCGATCGCCGCGAGCTCCTGTCCTCCCCGGGCATGCACCGGAACCGCCGCGCCGGCGTCGATCGCGGCGCGGATGCGCGCGGACCGCGCACCGCCGCCGGTCAGCACGAGCGCGTCGACCGGGGCCGCGTCCACGACACGGGCGACCGAGCGGAGCGCGCCCTCCGCGACCGCACGCAGGACGCCCGCGGCCAGCTCCGCGCGCGTGAAGTCGGAGCCGATGCCGGTCAGCGATCCGCGGATGTCGGTGCCCCACGCATCCATGGCCGGCGGCCGGATCTCGGCGGCGGAGGCCGCGTCGGTGTGCGTCGCGATCTCGTCCATGCTCTCCGCCGGGACGCCGACCAGCCGCGCAGCCCAGTCGACGCTGGCCATTCCGGTGCCGTCGCCGGTCTCGAGGATGCGGATGCCGCCCGGGAGGACCTCCAGGGTGCACATCATCGCGACCTGATCGGGATCGGCGATGCGCGCGCTGACGACGGTCGAGGTGCCGAGGCTCACGAGCCCCGGCGCATCGCTGTCGAGCGAGGTGTCCTCGGTCACGGCCAGGAAGGCGGACGGCCCGTCGCCCGGCGCGGCGACGACCGGGATGCCCTCGGGCAGAGGGCGCTGTGCGAGGACCTCGCCCACGACCGACCCGAGCGGCCGCAGCGGGGCGAGCGTGGCGAGGTCGATGTCGAGCTCGCCCAGGAGCCCCCGCTCGTAGCACTGGCCCGAGCGGTCGAGGACCCCCAGCCGGAGGGCGGCGCCCGCGGAGCAGCCGAAGCGCCCCGTCAGCCACCACGCCAGCGCGTCCTGCAGGCCGAGCCATTGCGCGGCCCGCCCGCGCATCCCGATCAGCTTCGGCAGCCCGGACAGCGGGAACGCGGGGCAGCCGGTCCGATCCGCGAGGGACTCGCCGTAGCGCGCATACAGCTCACGGGCGGCGGGGGTGCTCGGCCCGTCGAGATCGGGCAGCACCGGGGTGCACGGCTGCCCGTCGGAGCCGAAGCCGACGACGCTTCCCCGCACCCCCGTCACGGCGACAGCGCGGGCCTGGCCCCGCACCTCCTCGGGCAACGACGCCAGCGCCCGTGCGGCGGCGTGCGTGTAGGCCGCGAGCGGGCGCCGTGCCGGAGGGGGATCGCCCTCGTAGTCGGCACGGGCGGTCGCCGCCACCACACCACGGCGCAGCGCGACGGCGCGCACGCCGTGCGAGCCGACGTCGAGGCCGATGACGGTGGGGCTTGCGGGATACATGTCGTTCCTGGGAGAGATCAGGCGGGGATGTCGACGGCGGTCTTGAGCACGCCCGGGTCCTGCACGGCGCGGAAGGCGTCGTCGACCCGGGCGAGCGGGACGTGGGGCCGGCGGATGAGGTCGACTCCGACGCGTCCGGTGCGCAGGACCCTGACCGCCTCGGCCGCGTGGCGCCGGTCGAAACCGACCACCCCGATGAGGGACTGCCGCCGGTAGTGCAGGCGGTTGCTGTCGATCGCCGCCTCGACCCCCCGCGGTCCGGAGGAGAAGACCACGGCACGCCCGCCGGGGGCGAGCGCCGCGAGCGCCAGCCGGATGGCGGGCACGTGTCCCCCTCCGCCCGCGGTGACGAACACGACGTCGGCCGTGTCGAACCGGTCCGGGTGCACGGCCCGCACGCCGAGTCCGGCCGCGACCTCGCGACGGTCGTCGCGAAGGTCGACGCCGACCACCTCGACGCCGTCGGCACGCAGGGCCTCGATGTGCAGCAGGCCCATCGGGCCGAGCCCGATGACGGCGGCCCGCTCCCCGGCCACGATGCGGGCCGCCTCGATGCCGTGCATGACATCGGCGAGCGGCTCCACGAGCGATCCTGCCGCGTAGTCGAGGTCAGCGGGAAGCGGGATGCAGGAGGTCGCCGGGACGATCACGTGCTCGGCGAAGCCGCCGCCGATGCCGTCCCTCACCGCGAGGCGGGCGCACGCGACAGGGTCGCCGGCGGCGGCGCCGATGCCGAGGAGCCCGGAGCAGAACTGCGACCTGCCCGCGACGCACTCCTCGCACCGGCCGCACCGCAGCACGGGGTCCACGGCGACACGGTCCCCCGCCCTCAGATCCGCGACATCCGCGGCGACGTCGATGATCTCGCCCGCGAACTCGTGCCCGAGCGGAACGCTCAGCCCTCCCAGCCGGTCGGCGAGGTCACGGTCGTCCCACTTCTTGACATCCGTCGGGCAGAGGTTCGCGGCGCGCACGGCGATGCGCACCTGACCGGAGAGGAGCGGGCGGTCCTCCCGCTCCACGGGCGCCATCCGCCGGTAGCCGACGAGCTCCATCGAGACGTAGGTCATGCGCCGGCTCGAGCCATCAGGAGCTCGCGCGCCCGCGCGGCGTCACGGCCGAGCACGACGGCCCGGAGCGCGTCGATCATGGGGGCGGGCTCGGCGCGCGCCCAGACGTTGCGGCCGACGACCACGCCCGCCGCGCCCGCGCCGATCCACGCGTCGACGAGCTCGATGAACTCCTCGGATGTGGGCGGGGTCGCCGCCCAGCACGAAGACCGGGCCGACGGATCGCTCCACGATCTCGCCCAGGACCCGGGTCTCTCGCGGCGCGTGGATCTTGATCATGTCGGCGCCCAGCTCCCAGGCCTGCCGGGCCGAGTGGGCGATCACCGTGTCGTCGTGGACCGCGTTCTCGCCCCACAGCGCGGGCTCGACCATGACGGGAAGACCCACCTCGTGAGCCTCCTCGCAGGCCGCCGCGACCAGCTCGAACGTGTCCGCGAAGTCGTAGGCGGAGCCGGGCCCGATGGGCACGAGGACCTTGGCCGCCGTGGCGCCGTACGCGAGCGCACCGCGCGCCGAGAGGACACGGCGGTGGCCGCGGACCACGCCGTGGCCGCCGGGCACGTCGCTGAACACCGGCGCATCCAGCGCGGTGATCATCGCGGGCGCTCCCGGATGGGCGAAACGCGGGCCGGCCGCACGGGAGACGCCCGGGCCGAGCAGCACGCCCTGCACGGCGCTCGCGGTGAGGAGGTCGAGCACGGCGGGCAGGTGCTCGCCCCCGCGCGGCGCACCGCCTCCCCCGTGGTCGAAGGCGAGCATGACGCTGCGTCCCGTCTCGGCATCGAGAAGCTGGTTGGTGCGCACGGCGCAACCGTTCATACGTTCCTCCACATGGAAACGGTGGGCTGGTGTCGGTCGGACCGGATCCACGTCTCCGCGACGTCGAGGACCACATCGCGCGGACCGAACGTGATCTGGACGAAGTTGAGAACGGGGTCGCCGGGGCTCAGGTCGAGGAGGCCCGCGACATCGTCGTCCGCGCGGAGCGCCCGGAACGTGCGCTCCGCGCGGAGCAGCTCGGCGTGGTAGTCCTCCTCGAGCACGGTGTAGAGGGGCCGGGACGTGAGGTCCTTCTCCTCGATGCCGGGGAAGGCCCGGAGGGGAACCGCGTTGGAGAGCACGGCGACCGGGGCGCCGTCGACGGAGCGCGCACGTCGCACGATGAGAGCCGGCTCGCCGTCGATGCCGTGCTCGATGCCGTCCTCCACGACCCGTCGCGACAGCTCGCGCGTCTCGAACGCCAGACCGGCCCGCGACATCCGTTCGCCCAACGACTCCATGCGATGGGCCAGCGGGGAGCTCTGCCGCTTGGCGACGAACGTGCCGAGCCCGTGCCGCTGCACGAGGTAGCCGGAGTCGCACAGCTCCTTGATCGCACGCCGGAGCGTGCCCCGTGCGACGCCGAGCTCGGCGGCCAGCTCCGTCTCGGCGAGCAGCTTCTGGCCGGACGCCCACAGGCCGGACTCGATGCGCTTGGTCATCTCGTCGGCGATGCGCTCCCAGAGCGCGGCGTCACCGGGGGGCAAACCCTGCAGCGCGAGCGATGATCTCGTGGTCATGCCGGCGAAGCTAGCAGGACGTCTATAGAGGTCTAGTCCCGTCTCGACGGATACTGGCGCGATGAAATCCCTGATCAGAAATCGTTTATCCGCTCATGCAGGCGAAGTGCGTCATTCGATCGTGCTCAAGAAATAACACGCCAGAAACACGCACCGTCGAGCTCACCTCGTGAGCGGAGAGGGGGAGCCGTGTGCCGGATGCGGCGGCTCAGCCGGCGAGCACGACCCGCAGCTGCTCGATCGCCCAGTCGAGCTCGGTCGCGCGAACCACGAGCGGCGGCGCCATCCGGATGGTCTGGCCGTGCGTGTCCTTGACGAGCACGCCGCGGCCGAGCAGCCGCTCGGCGACCTCGCGCCCGGTGCCCACGGCGGGGTCGATGTCGACGCCGGCCCACAGGCCGGCCACGCGCACCGCCGTGACGCCGTGTCCGACGAGCTCGCCGAGGCGCTGCTCGAGGTGCACGCCGAGCGCACGCGCGCGCTCCTGGAACTCGCCCGTCGAGAGCATCTCGACGACACGATGGCCGACGGCCGCGGCGAGGGGGTTGCCGCCGAACGTCGAGCCGTGCTCCCCCGCGCGGATGACGCCCAGCACGTCGCGGTCGGCGACGACGGCGGACACCGGCAGGATGCCGCCGCCCAGGGCCTTGCCGAGCACGTACACGTCCGGCACGACACCCTCGCGATCGCACGCGAAGGTGTGGCCGGTGCGGCCGAGACCGGACTGGATCTCGTCCGCGATGAACAGCACGTTCCGCGCGGCGGTGACCTCACGCACCCGTCGCAGATACCCCTCGGCGGGCACGACGACCCCGGCCTCGCCCTGGATCGGCTCGATCAGCACGGCCGCCGTGTTCTCATCGATCGCGGCCGCGAGCGCGTCCGCGTCGCCGAAGGGGACGTGCACGAAACCCGGCGCGAAGGGGCCGAAGTCCTCGCGCGCGGCGGGATCGTCGCTGAAGCCGACGATCGTCGTGGTGCGGCCGTGGAAGTTGCCGTCGGCGACCACGATGGTGGCGGCGTCGGCGGGCACGCCCTTGACGCGGTAGGCCCAGGCCCGAGCGGTCTTGATCGCCGTCTCGACGGCCTCCGCGCCGGTGTTCATCGGCAGCACGAGGTCCTTGCCGCAGAGGGCGGCGAGCGCGTCGGCGAACAGCCCGAGCTGGTCGTTGTGGTACGCGCGGCTCGTGAGGGTCAGCCGCCCCAGCTGCTCCTGCGCGACCGAGACGATCGCGGGATGCCGGTGCCCGAAGTTGAGGGCCGAGTACGCCGAGAGCAGGTCGAGGTAGCGCTTGCCCTCGACATCCGTGACCCACGAGCCCTCACCGCGGGCGATCACGACCGGCAGGGGTCGGTAGTTCTGGGCGAGATGCCCCTCCTCCGCCGAGATGATGCCGATGGTGGCGGTGTCGATGTGCGGGGTCGTCACGGGTTCTGCCTTCCGATGCGCAGTTCCAGCGTGCAGCATTTGATGCCGCCGCCGCCGAGCAGGAGCTCGGAGAGGTCGAGGGGGACGGGGTGGTAGCCCCGCTCGTGCAGCTGCGCGGCGAAGCCGTGCGCACGCGGCGAGACGAAGACGTCGAGCCCGTCGCTGGCGGCGTTGAGCCCGAAGGCGTCGCCGTCGGCGTCTGCGACCCGGATCGCGTCCGGGAACCGCTCGGCGAGGATCCCC
It includes:
- a CDS encoding UbiX family flavin prenyltransferase, whose amino-acid sequence is MSATGRLVIAVTGASAPHYADRLLEVLRDRDEIETHLVVSHGARRTLALELDTTVAAFSSRADVVHHPDDLAAPISSGSFATLGMVIVPCSMKTLGLVAAGIGGDLVSRAADVSLKERRRLVLAVRETPLSLIHLRNMTAVTEAGATVMPPVPAFYQRPRTLADVIDQTTGRILEQFGIAHELYTPWDGASRPRPEEKETAP
- a CDS encoding FGGY-family carbohydrate kinase, producing MYPASPTVIGLDVGSHGVRAVALRRGVVAATARADYEGDPPPARRPLAAYTHAAARALASLPEEVRGQARAVAVTGVRGSVVGFGSDGQPCTPVLPDLDGPSTPAARELYARYGESLADRTGCPAFPLSGLPKLIGMRGRAAQWLGLQDALAWWLTGRFGCSAGAALRLGVLDRSGQCYERGLLGELDIDLATLAPLRPLGSVVGEVLAQRPLPEGIPVVAAPGDGPSAFLAVTEDTSLDSDAPGLVSLGTSTVVSARIADPDQVAMMCTLEVLPGGIRILETGDGTGMASVDWAARLVGVPAESMDEIATHTDAASAAEIRPPAMDAWGTDIRGSLTGIGSDFTRAELAAGVLRAVAEGALRSVARVVDAAPVDALVLTGGGARSARIRAAIDAGAAVPVHARGGQELAAIGAALTARRAVS
- a CDS encoding zinc-binding dehydrogenase; protein product: MTYVSMELVGYRRMAPVEREDRPLLSGQVRIAVRAANLCPTDVKKWDDRDLADRLGGLSVPLGHEFAGEIIDVAADVADLRAGDRVAVDPVLRCGRCEECVAGRSQFCSGLLGIGAAAGDPVACARLAVRDGIGGGFAEHVIVPATSCIPLPADLDYAAGSLVEPLADVMHGIEAARIVAGERAAVIGLGPMGLLHIEALRADGVEVVGVDLRDDRREVAAGLGVRAVHPDRFDTADVVFVTAGGGGHVPAIRLALAALAPGGRAVVFSSGPRGVEAAIDSNRLHYRRQSLIGVVGFDRRHAAEAVRVLRTGRVGVDLIRRPHVPLARVDDAFRAVQDPGVLKTAVDIPA
- a CDS encoding GntR family transcriptional regulator, with translation MTTRSSLALQGLPPGDAALWERIADEMTKRIESGLWASGQKLLAETELAAELGVARGTLRRAIKELCDSGYLVQRHGLGTFVAKRQSSPLAHRMESLGERMSRAGLAFETRELSRRVVEDGIEHGIDGEPALIVRRARSVDGAPVAVLSNAVPLRAFPGIEEKDLTSRPLYTVLEEDYHAELLRAERTFRALRADDDVAGLLDLSPGDPVLNFVQITFGPRDVVLDVAETWIRSDRHQPTVSMWRNV
- the rocD gene encoding ornithine--oxo-acid transaminase, whose protein sequence is MTTPHIDTATIGIISAEEGHLAQNYRPLPVVIARGEGSWVTDVEGKRYLDLLSAYSALNFGHRHPAIVSVAQEQLGRLTLTSRAYHNDQLGLFADALAALCGKDLVLPMNTGAEAVETAIKTARAWAYRVKGVPADAATIVVADGNFHGRTTTIVGFSDDPAAREDFGPFAPGFVHVPFGDADALAAAIDENTAAVLIEPIQGEAGVVVPAEGYLRRVREVTAARNVLFIADEIQSGLGRTGHTFACDREGVVPDVYVLGKALGGGILPVSAVVADRDVLGVIRAGEHGSTFGGNPLAAAVGHRVVEMLSTGEFQERARALGVHLEQRLGELVGHGVTAVRVAGLWAGVDIDPAVGTGREVAERLLGRGVLVKDTHGQTIRMAPPLVVRATELDWAIEQLRVVLAG